One Fusarium falciforme chromosome 1, complete sequence genomic window carries:
- a CDS encoding Isoleucine--tRNA ligase: protein MSKSWKSTLRLPRSSFPARPNPTLLQQHLRQCTDDLYIWQAQNRSDEKPFVLHDGPPYANGNLHVGHAMNKILKDMIVRVKVQQGRRVVYRPGWDCHGLPIEMKALGSSATKGLTPVQIRDTARRLASKTVKEQMKGFRALGVMSDWEKKWTTMDREFEIRQLRVFQNLVRRGLIYRKHKPVFWSASSQTALAEAELEYRDDHVSKAAYIRFPIVSDWSSIPELGDFKGKLYAAIWTTTPWTLPANRAIAVHNDLTYSVIQVGSDGYLIAADRVEAMKQMLPPFEVVVDSIRGSDLKGLEYHNKLRGQSSGSQLIIDAEFVTADSGTGLVHVAPGHGQEDYEACAKFGIEAFAPIDDSGHFTKEAYPDDPEKLTSAPSILDGGSQSVLDLMNDDVLDTHKLRHKYPYDWRTKRPVVIRATAQWFADVGSIKEDALAALRDVRFVPEGGRVRLESFVKGRSEWCISRQRSWGVPIPALYDESGNAVMTTETIEHIISVMQERTSSAWFSDSPDDPAWIPPTLTGKYRRGTDTMDVWFDSGSSWTETEGPADVYLEGSDQHRGWFQSSLLTYVASHKSTDSASKVVSPFKTLVTHGFTLDGQGKKMSKSLGNMIVPDQVMDGSLLGPVKAKGKGKGGQRFDGLGPDAVRLWAASADFSTDVLIGQTILQPIHTALIKYRTIIKMLLGSLNQEARQSQLTKLDQIALVQLSDTMSQVMESYDNYEFHRATGLINRWVATDLSAFYLEALKDRLYCGDGGGILEPVFIGFLRMLAPITPLLVEEAWSHRPAWMAEDTSLENPARQLYSSPLVDPLRFTIPQDVLRNDTAVISEVHSAVKATLEQARADKVLGSSLQCSVNLVVEEGKTLAVLGRYLDELETMFVVSSVEVNQPISENTDWSYSQEFEIQDAKVKVHVQPPKQEKCSRCWRYVAPAEDALCGRCEHVVGGLPASA from the exons ATGTCCAAATCCTGGAAGTCGACCTTGAGGCTGCCTCGGTCGAGCTTCCC TGCTCGTCCGAACCCCACGCTCCTTCAGCAACATCTTCGCCAATGCACCGATGATCTCTACATCTGGCAGGCCCAGAACCGCTCCGATGAGAAGCCATTTGTCCTCCACGATGGTCCCCCATACGCCAATGGTAACCTCCATGTCGGGCATGCTATGAacaagatcctcaaggaCATGATTGTGCGGGTCAAGGTGCAGCAAGGGCGAAGGGTGGTATACCGTCCTGGTTGGGATTGCCATGGTCTTCCTATCGAGATGAAGGCTCTTGGGTCAAGTGCTACAAAAGGCTTGACCCCAGTGCAGATTCGGGACACGGCGCGGCGCCTGGCCTCCAAGACCGTCAAGGAACAGATGAAGGGATTCCGAGCCCTTGGGGTCATGTCCGACTGGGAGAAGAAGTGGACTACAATGGACCGAGAGTTTGAAATCCGACAGTTGCGCGTCTTTCAGAACCTGGTCCGTCGAGGTCTGATCTACCGCAAGCACAAGCCCGTCTTCTGGTCGGCGTCATCCCAGACTGCGCTTGCAGAGGCTGAGCTCGAATATCGGGATGACCACGTCTCAAAGGCTGCCTATATTAGGTTCCCTATTGTCTCTGACTGGTCTTCGATTCCCGAGCTTGGTGATTTTAAGGGCAAACTATATGCGGCTATCTGGACAACTACTCCTTGGACACTCCCGGCGAATCGCGCCATTGCTGTGCATAACGATCTCACCTACTCGGTCATTCAAGTCGGCTCAGATGGCTACCTTATTGCTGCTGACCGTGTGGAAGCTATGAAACAGATGTTGCCTCCTTTCGAAGTCGTGGTTGACTCTATCCGCGGTTCTGACTTGAAGGGTCTCGAGTATCACAACAAGCTGCGGGGTCAGTCTTCTGGCTCACAACTCATCATCGATGCCGAATTTGTTACTGCTGATTCTGGAACCGGTCTTGTTCATGTTGCTCCTGGACATGGGCAGGAAGATTATGAGGCTTGCGCCAAGTTTGGTATCGAGGCTTTTGCTCCTATCGACGACAGTGGTCACTTCACCAAGGAAGCCTATCCTGACGATCCTGAGAAACTCACCTCTGCTCCTTCGATTCTTGACGGTGGAAGCCAATCAGTTCTGGATTTGATGAATGATGATGTTCTTGACACACACAAGCTGCGACACAAGTATCCCTACGACTGGCGGACAAAGCGACCTGTTGTCATCCGTGCTACGGCCCAATGGTTTGCTGATGTTGGTAGCATCAAGGAAGATGCTCTTGCGGCACTTCGAGATGTTCGCTTTGTCCCCGAGGGCGGCCGTGTCCGCCTCGAGAGCTTTGTCAAGGGTCGAAGTGAATGGTGCATTTCTCGTCAACGCTCCTGGGGAGTCCCGATCCCCGCCCTCTACGACGAGAGTGGAAATGCGGTGATGACAACGGAGACAATCGAGCATATCATTTCTGTTATGCAGGAGCGTACCTCTTCTGCTTGGTTCTCCGATAGTCCCGATGACCCGGCTTGGATCCCCCCGACATTGACTGGCAAATACCGACGAGGCACTGATACTATGGACGTTTGGTTTGACAGCGGAAGTTCCTGGACGGAAACTGAAGGACCTGCCGATGTCTATCTTGAGGGATCTGACCAGCACCGCGGCTGGTTCCAGTCAAGTCTGTTGACTTACGTGGCGTCACATAAGTCAACAGATAGCGCCAGCAAGGTCGTGTCCCCTTTCAAGACTCTGGTTACCCATGGGTTTACCCTCGACGGACAGGGCAAGAAGATGTCCAAGTCCCTTGGAAACATGATTGTCCCTGACCAAGTTATGGATGGTAGCCTTCTTGGACCCGTCAAGGcaaagggcaagggcaagggcggcCAGCGgtttgatggcctcggcccCGATGCTGTTCGTCTGTGGGCAGCAAGTGCTGATTTCTCCACGGATGTACTCATCGGACAGACAATTCTCCAGCCCATTCACACTGCGTTGATCAAGTACCggaccatcatcaagatgctTCTGGGTTCGCTTAACCAAGAGGCCCGGCAGAGCCAATTGACAAAACTGGATCAAATTGCACTGGTTCAACTCTCGGATACTATGTCCCAGGTCATGGAGTCCTACGACAACTACGAGTTCCACAGAGCGACCGGCTTGATTAACCGCTGGGTCGCAACAGACCTGTCCGCGTTCTACCTGGAGGCCCTCAAGGACCGTCTTTACTGTGGCGATGGAGGTGGCATTTTGGAACCCGTCTTTATCGGATTTTTGCGCATGCTGGCACCGATCACTCCTCTACTGGTTGAGGAAGCGTGGTCGCATCGGCCAGCGTGGATGGCGGAAGACAC ATCCCTGGAGAACCCGGCACGACAGCTGTACAGCTCTCCCCTAGTTGACCCTCTACGCTTCACAATTCCACAAGACGTGTTGCGCAATGATACAGCCGTCATCTCGGAGGTGCACAGCGCCGTCAAGGCGACTCTGGAGCAGGCTCGGGCCGACAAGGTACTTGGCAGTTCCCTCCAGTGTTCGGTCAAcctggtggtggaggagggcaagaccTTGGCCGTTCTTGGACGGTACTTGGATGAGCTGGAGACCATGTTTGTGGTGTCATCCGTCGAGGTGAACCAGCCCATCTCTGAGAATACAGACTGGTCTTACTCGCAAGAGTTTGAGATCCAGGACGCCAAAGTCAAGGTGCACGTGCAGCCGCCGAAGCAAGAGAAGTGCTCTCGGTGCTGGCGATATGTGGCGCCGGCCGAAGACGCCTTGTGTGGCAGATGCGAACATGTTGTTGGCGGGCTGCCAGCCTCGGCCTGA